One region of Cryptococcus deuterogattii R265 chromosome 14, complete sequence genomic DNA includes:
- a CDS encoding uncharacterized protein (genome sequence mistake), which translates to MSENFDIESIVDQLTLEEACALTHGQDFWRLNGVPRLGVPAGLKITDGPNGARGEDFVGGCTSALFPAGCSLGASFDVKSAIKVGEALARECRSKSAVALLGPTVNIHRHPTGGRNFESYSEDPYLSGVMASGYIQGLQGAGIASVTKHFVCNDSETDRRTVDVIVGEQALREIYLRPFQIAFERAGPRGIMTSYNKVNGRYPGESQRLLESVVRGEWGVEDLTVMSDWWGTYSVDRAIMAGLDLEMPDSFHRGNGKLLAAAQDDENLAKAVFDRARNVLRMIKRAGGYSLEPERPEVAEDIPETRQLIREVGAEGMTLLKNTGVLPLSPKTKTVVAGTYATVALAHGGGSASLTLTARLLPPTVFATLWTRSWWSPAQYLICTSRFLSQMCSHLAKVLVPAKSTSTILTGASWNRVH; encoded by the exons ATGTCCGAGAACTTTGACATTGAAAGCATCGTGGACCAATTGACTTTAGAGGAGGCCTGTGCACTCACGCACGGGCAAGACTTTTGGCGACTCAATGGCGTACCCCGACTTGGCGTTCCTGCAGGTCTCAAAATCACTGACGGACCAAACGGTGCTAG AGGTGAAGACTTTGTGGGAGGGTGTACA TCGGCTCTGTTCCCAGCTGGCTGCTCCCTCGGCGCTTCATTTGACGTAAAATCCGCTATCAAGGTCGGTGAGGCATTAGCCCGTGAATGTCGCTCGAAATCAGCGGTAGCCTTGCTCGGGCCTACGGTCAACATTCATAGACACCCTACCGGCGGTCGTAACTTTGAG AGCTACTCCGAGGATCCTTACCTATCTGGCGTGATGGCGTCCGGATACATCCAAGGGCTCCAGGGAGCAGGTATTGCTTCTGTAACCAAGCACTTT GTATGTAACGACTCCGAAACTGATCGACGTACTGTCGATGTAATCGTCGGTGAACAAGCCCTTCGTGAGATCTACCTTCGGCCCTTCCAGATTGCATTTGAGCGGGCAGGTCCTCGTGGGATCATGACAAGCTACAACAAG GTCAACGGCAGGTATCCGGGCGAAAGTCAGCGTCTTCTTGAGAGCGTCGTTCGTGGGGAGTGGGGTGTAGAGGACCTCACCGTTATGAGTGACTGGTGGGGCACATACTCGGTGGATCGTGCGATCATGGCTGGGCTGGACT TAGAGATGCCCGACTCTTTCCACCGGGGCAATGGCAAACTTCTCGCAGCAGCacaagatgatgaaaaccTCGCCAAAGCCGTCTTTGACAGAGCTCGGAACGTACTTCGCATGATCAAGAGAGCTGGAGGATACTCTCTTGAGCCCGAGAGGCCCGAAGTAGCAGAAGATATCCCTGAAACTCGTCAACTCATCAGAGAAGTTGGCGCTGAAGGTATGACGCTTCTCAAGAACACGGGCGTGCTACCTCTCAGCCCCAAGACAAAAACAGTTGTTGCTGGCACCTACGCAACCGTCGCCTTGGCACATGGTGGTGGGTCTGCCAGCTTGACGCTCACCGCAAGATTACTCCCGCCGACGGTCTTCGCGACGCTATGGACGAGATCGTGGTGGTCCCCGGCCCAGTACCTTATCTGTACCTCCCGCTTCCTCAGTCAGATGTGTTCTCATCTAGCGAAGGTGCTGGTACCTGCAAAGTCGACTTCTACAATCCTGACGGGAGCCTCGTGGAATCGCGTACATTAA